A window of Rhizobium tumorigenes contains these coding sequences:
- a CDS encoding Crp/Fnr family transcriptional regulator: MTSPSTANMLNRLINHLDSRDRDLLVPHLMPVRLPRLFVMAEPNVPADCSYFPETGIGSIIGISPAGSEVEVAIFGREGMSPPNSLFEDTQAPFKVFMQVEGHGYSIKNEILFDLLAESRSLRRTLSRYAQTLFVQTAYTSLSNATHSVEKRLSRWLLMVHDRSEGASLPLTHDFLSSMMNVRRQSVTDSLHVLEGEHFISNTRGLVTIRNRDGLQAFAGDAYGVAEAEFDRLIGSMK, encoded by the coding sequence ATGACATCACCAAGCACGGCAAACATGCTCAACCGCCTGATAAACCATCTGGACAGTCGGGACAGGGATCTGCTCGTTCCCCACCTCATGCCGGTGAGGCTGCCGCGACTGTTTGTGATGGCCGAGCCGAATGTCCCGGCCGATTGCAGCTATTTTCCGGAAACGGGCATCGGGTCTATCATAGGGATTTCGCCCGCTGGCAGTGAAGTCGAGGTGGCAATTTTCGGTCGCGAGGGCATGTCACCGCCCAACAGCCTGTTCGAAGATACTCAGGCCCCGTTCAAGGTCTTCATGCAAGTGGAGGGTCACGGCTACAGCATCAAGAACGAAATCCTGTTTGACCTGTTGGCAGAAAGCCGATCCCTCCGCCGCACTCTCAGCCGCTATGCCCAGACGTTGTTCGTTCAGACCGCGTATACGTCGCTTTCCAACGCCACCCATTCGGTGGAGAAGCGGCTTTCGCGCTGGCTGCTGATGGTCCACGACAGGTCGGAGGGCGCGTCCTTGCCCCTGACTCATGACTTCCTGTCTTCCATGATGAACGTCAGACGCCAGAGCGTAACGGACTCGCTCCACGTGCTTGAAGGCGAACATTTCATTTCGAACACGCGCGGCCTTGTGACAATCCGAAACCGGGATGGACTGCAGGCTTTCGCCGGCGATGCCTACGGAGTTGCCGAGGCGGAATTCGACCGGCTTATCGGAAGCATGAAGTAG
- the repC gene encoding plasmid replication protein RepC, translating into MQTGHISTPFGGRSMTLGMLASQYDASEIDADASVDKWKLFRALCEARQMLGVSDRALAVLNALLSFYPGNVLSAANGLVVFPSNEQLALRAHGIAPATLRRHLAALVETGLLIRRDSPNGKRYVRRGGDGEVAQAFGFSVAPLISRAEEINVLAAEVVAERQVLRVTREKLTLCRRDVGKLIETAMEEGAPGDWASIYEHFRRLVTRIPRLPTTADIEPILEEMSMLRDEVLNLLETCLKTQKQSGNESRNEQHIQNSKSESNPELEPALEIKQGEAEGAEQKLSLVPVTQDQRDDSRQPVEGGNGRQFTDLGGLKSFPLGLVLRACPEIAMYGPGGVISSWRDMLTAGVVVRSMLGVSASAYEEACQVMGPENAATVMACLLERSGQINSAGGYLRDLTRKAERGEFAIGPMLLALARSNGAEDRRSA; encoded by the coding sequence ATGCAGACCGGACATATATCGACGCCCTTTGGTGGGCGTTCGATGACGCTTGGCATGCTGGCAAGCCAGTACGACGCGAGTGAGATCGACGCTGACGCCTCGGTCGACAAATGGAAGTTATTTCGAGCGCTGTGCGAAGCGCGGCAGATGCTCGGGGTCAGCGATCGCGCGCTGGCTGTTTTGAACGCATTATTGAGTTTCTACCCCGGCAACGTGCTTTCGGCAGCCAACGGACTGGTGGTCTTCCCATCGAATGAGCAATTGGCCTTGCGTGCCCACGGTATAGCGCCTGCGACATTGCGCAGGCACCTCGCCGCTCTCGTAGAGACAGGCCTGCTTATCCGCCGGGATAGCCCCAACGGCAAGCGCTACGTCCGGAGGGGCGGCGATGGTGAAGTTGCGCAGGCTTTTGGTTTCAGTGTTGCTCCGCTGATCTCCCGGGCTGAAGAAATCAATGTGCTGGCAGCTGAAGTGGTTGCCGAACGCCAAGTTCTCCGTGTCACGCGAGAAAAGCTCACCTTGTGCCGACGCGATGTCGGCAAACTGATCGAGACGGCCATGGAGGAGGGGGCACCTGGCGATTGGGCAAGCATATACGAGCATTTTCGGCGCCTGGTGACGCGGATACCTCGCCTGCCGACAACAGCAGACATCGAACCGATTTTGGAAGAGATGAGCATGTTGCGTGACGAAGTCCTCAACCTACTGGAAACATGCCTGAAAACACAAAAACAAAGCGGCAATGAGTCCCGAAACGAGCAGCACATACAGAATTCAAAATCCGAATCTAATCCTGAACTTGAACCAGCTTTAGAAATAAAGCAGGGCGAAGCTGAGGGGGCAGAGCAAAAGCTGAGCCTTGTGCCTGTTACACAAGACCAGCGGGATGATAGCCGCCAACCGGTGGAAGGCGGCAACGGCAGGCAATTTACGGACCTCGGCGGTTTGAAGTCCTTTCCGCTCGGCCTCGTGCTTCGGGCTTGCCCCGAGATTGCGATGTATGGCCCGGGCGGAGTGATCTCAAGTTGGCGCGACATGCTGACGGCCGGCGTTGTTGTCCGATCGATGCTCGGCGTCAGTGCCAGCGCCTATGAGGAGGCCTGCCAGGTCATGGGACCGGAGAATGCGGCAACTGTCATGGCCTGCCTGCTGGAAAGGTCCGGTCAAATCAACTCGGCCGGCGGCTATCTGCGCGACTTGACCAGAAAGGCGGAACGAGGGGAGTTTGCCATTGGGCCAATGCTCTTGGCGCTGGCTCGGAGCAATGGTGCAGAGGACAGGCGGTCAGCATGA
- the repA gene encoding plasmid partitioning protein RepA translates to MNMAATLGQPISEVDQLIIGQARELSDKLKQHRLEMFPPTAQKTLRQFHLSEAAHFLGVTSGHLRNLSLESKGPLPQVTPSGRRSYTAEQLLEMRQYLQQNGRAGQHYVPHRRAKDHLQVIAVVNFKGGSGKTTTAAHLAQHLALTGHRVLAVDLDPQASLSAIHGFQPEFDLDENETLYAAIRYDDRRRPLREVVRKTNFPGLDIVPGNLELMEFEHDTPRILAQGQGNDYGRIFFARLDEALSSVSDDYDVIVIDCPPQLGFLTMSAICAATAVLITVHPQMLDVMSMCQFLQMLGEILNTLKGAGADMNLDWMRYLVTRYDPTDGPQTQMVAFMRSMFKQHVLTNPMLRSVAISDAALTNQTLYEVDRSQFTRTTYDRALESMEAVNAEIAALVHKAWGR, encoded by the coding sequence ATGAATATGGCAGCAACGCTCGGACAGCCTATTTCGGAGGTCGACCAGCTAATCATCGGCCAAGCCCGAGAGCTGTCCGACAAGCTGAAGCAGCACCGGCTCGAGATGTTTCCACCGACGGCGCAAAAAACGCTCCGGCAGTTTCATCTCAGCGAGGCCGCGCATTTTCTCGGCGTCACCAGCGGCCATTTGCGCAACCTGTCGCTAGAATCGAAGGGGCCGCTGCCGCAGGTTACTCCATCGGGCCGTCGTTCCTATACAGCTGAGCAATTACTCGAGATGCGGCAGTATCTCCAGCAGAATGGACGTGCAGGTCAGCATTACGTGCCGCATCGCCGCGCCAAGGACCATCTTCAGGTCATTGCAGTCGTGAATTTTAAAGGCGGGTCGGGCAAGACAACCACGGCGGCTCACCTCGCCCAGCATCTGGCTCTGACCGGGCATCGCGTTCTCGCCGTCGATCTTGATCCTCAGGCCAGCCTTTCGGCGATCCACGGTTTCCAGCCTGAATTCGATCTCGATGAGAACGAGACGCTTTACGCTGCGATCCGTTATGACGACCGTCGGCGGCCGCTCAGGGAAGTCGTGCGGAAAACCAATTTTCCAGGTCTCGACATCGTGCCGGGCAACCTCGAGCTGATGGAGTTCGAGCACGACACACCGCGTATCCTGGCGCAGGGCCAAGGCAATGACTACGGGCGCATCTTTTTTGCGCGACTGGACGAGGCCCTGTCATCGGTATCCGACGACTACGACGTTATCGTCATCGACTGCCCTCCACAGCTCGGATTTCTGACAATGAGCGCGATTTGCGCCGCCACGGCGGTGCTCATCACGGTACATCCGCAGATGCTCGACGTGATGTCCATGTGCCAGTTCCTGCAGATGCTCGGGGAAATCCTGAACACCCTGAAGGGTGCGGGCGCCGATATGAACCTCGACTGGATGCGCTATCTCGTCACGCGCTACGATCCAACCGATGGACCGCAAACGCAGATGGTGGCCTTCATGAGGTCTATGTTCAAGCAGCACGTCCTCACCAACCCCATGCTGCGAAGCGTTGCGATCTCCGATGCCGCGCTTACCAACCAGACACTCTACGAGGTAGATCGCAGCCAGTTTACGCGCACGACCTACGACCGGGCGTTGGAATCGATGGAGGCTGTAAACGCTGAGATCGCTGCCCTGGTCCACAAGGCATGGGGTCGCTGA
- a CDS encoding AraC family transcriptional regulator, producing the protein MQPDLELVHIRKGESFAAWKHGYPFRTVRWHYHPEYEIHLVVATSGQFYIGDHIGRFQPGQLIMTGPNLPQNWISEIAPGEIIPTRNLVIQFPEKLIQDCITSLPEMEALGPLLKRSSRGLLFDPAAGAEVRPLMEHLIEAQGMKRLALFWEILDILARASEPEVLASLSYELDLPSINDCGINRAIAHLRDHLTDDIDERELADLVGQSPSSFSRAFKRHTGTTLVRYKNQLRVDLACLMLLTQPEVKVAEVCFETGFSNISNFNRHFLKQKGMPPSQFRTTFAANGELMAAE; encoded by the coding sequence ATGCAGCCGGATCTCGAACTGGTTCATATCCGCAAAGGCGAGTCCTTTGCCGCGTGGAAGCACGGATACCCGTTTCGCACGGTGCGCTGGCATTATCATCCCGAATACGAGATCCATCTGGTTGTCGCCACATCCGGCCAGTTTTACATCGGCGACCACATCGGCCGGTTTCAGCCTGGCCAGTTGATCATGACCGGCCCCAATCTTCCCCAGAACTGGATTTCCGAGATCGCACCGGGCGAGATCATTCCGACGCGCAATCTGGTCATCCAGTTTCCCGAAAAACTAATTCAGGATTGCATCACCAGCTTGCCCGAGATGGAGGCGCTCGGACCGCTCCTGAAACGCAGCAGTCGCGGACTGCTGTTCGATCCGGCTGCAGGCGCGGAAGTGCGGCCGTTGATGGAGCATCTGATCGAGGCGCAGGGCATGAAGCGGCTGGCGCTGTTCTGGGAGATTCTTGACATCCTCGCCCGTGCCTCCGAACCGGAAGTGCTTGCCAGTCTCAGTTATGAACTCGACCTACCAAGCATCAACGACTGTGGCATAAACCGCGCCATCGCCCATCTTCGCGACCACTTGACCGACGATATCGACGAGCGCGAACTGGCCGATCTCGTCGGACAGAGCCCCAGTTCTTTCTCGCGCGCCTTCAAGCGCCACACCGGCACGACGCTGGTGCGTTACAAAAACCAGCTGCGGGTGGATCTCGCCTGCCTGATGCTGCTGACGCAGCCCGAGGTAAAGGTCGCCGAAGTCTGCTTCGAGACCGGCTTCTCGAACATATCCAATTTCAACCGGCATTTCCTCAAGCAGAAGGGAATGCCGCCATCGCAATTCCGCACGACGTTTGCTGCCAATGGGGAGCTGATGGCGGCGGAGTAA
- a CDS encoding DUF3597 domain-containing protein: MSIFDRIKNAIFGQAQAAGTTQASTGTTTAAATPVSNPAPGTATPVPSAPSAATLAQSVDVAPILDAAVQKSGQKLDWKHSIVDLMKALGMDASLEERKELAAELNFQGDVHDSAKMNTFLHKALLQKLSENGGKVPAELLD; the protein is encoded by the coding sequence ATGAGCATTTTCGACCGCATCAAGAACGCCATTTTTGGCCAGGCGCAGGCCGCAGGCACGACACAGGCATCGACTGGAACCACGACTGCGGCAGCTACCCCGGTCTCAAACCCGGCACCAGGCACTGCCACACCGGTACCGTCAGCGCCATCTGCAGCCACCCTCGCCCAGTCCGTTGACGTCGCCCCGATCCTCGATGCTGCTGTACAGAAATCAGGCCAGAAGCTCGACTGGAAACACTCCATCGTCGACCTCATGAAGGCGCTCGGCATGGACGCCAGTCTCGAGGAACGAAAGGAACTCGCGGCTGAACTCAATTTCCAGGGCGATGTCCACGACAGCGCCAAGATGAACACTTTCCTGCATAAGGCTTTGCTGCAGAAACTGTCGGAAAACGGCGGCAAGGTGCCGGCCGAACTTCTCGACTAG
- a CDS encoding DEAD/DEAH box helicase gives MTEFEGIVPPIAQALTKRGYEALTPVQKAMLDPKLGNSDVLVSAQTGSGKTVAFGLALATTLLGKGERFGQAGRPLALAIAPTRELALQVQRELEWLFELTGATIASCVGGMDMRTERRTLDRGVHIVIGTPGRLCDHIRRNSLDISELQAVVLDEADEMLDLGFREDLEFILENSPAERRTLMFSATVPRSIAALAKSYQRDAVRISTAAETKQHVDIEYRALTVAGSDRENAIINVLRFYEAPNAIVFCSTRAAVNHLTARFNNRGFSVVALSGELSQSERTHALQAMRDGRARVCIATDVAARGIDLPGLDLVIHADLPTNPETLLHRSGRTGRAGRQGVSAMIVPTSGRRKAERLLEAARINATWAKPPSADDVTRRDDERLLADPLFTEAVREDEIDFVKKLLEQHSAEQVAAAFLRQYRSAHSAPEDLLDVAVPDDRKKPRRDEFSAPRDDHPAETRADFTDGKWVSLSVGRKQSAEPRWLIPMICRYGDLTKRDIGAIRMQPDETFVEFSGEAAERFLTAIGPNKTLEKGIRVKALDSAPETGRQSHDGPKRSFAEKNNRPRTDAKPAAKFERRSEGAPSAPGEKKPWSKKPDFARDGARPAGGKPKFKKTT, from the coding sequence ATGACTGAATTCGAAGGCATCGTTCCTCCGATTGCGCAGGCGTTGACCAAACGCGGTTACGAAGCGCTCACCCCCGTGCAAAAGGCGATGCTTGATCCCAAGCTCGGCAACTCCGACGTTCTCGTTTCTGCGCAGACCGGCTCGGGCAAGACCGTGGCATTCGGCCTTGCTCTGGCCACGACGTTGCTTGGCAAGGGTGAACGCTTCGGTCAGGCTGGCCGTCCCTTGGCTCTGGCGATTGCTCCGACCCGCGAATTGGCCCTGCAGGTGCAGCGCGAACTCGAATGGCTGTTCGAACTGACCGGTGCCACGATTGCTTCCTGCGTCGGCGGTATGGACATGCGCACAGAGCGACGTACGCTCGATCGCGGCGTTCACATCGTCATCGGTACACCTGGCCGCCTTTGCGATCATATTCGCCGTAACTCGCTGGACATTTCCGAGCTGCAGGCCGTTGTCCTCGATGAGGCCGATGAAATGCTCGATCTCGGCTTCCGCGAAGATCTTGAGTTTATCCTCGAGAATTCGCCAGCCGAGCGGCGCACGCTGATGTTCTCGGCCACCGTGCCGCGCTCAATCGCGGCGCTTGCCAAGAGCTACCAGCGGGATGCAGTGCGTATCAGCACCGCTGCTGAGACGAAGCAACATGTCGATATCGAGTATCGCGCCCTGACCGTCGCCGGAAGCGACCGCGAAAATGCGATCATCAATGTCCTGCGCTTCTACGAGGCGCCGAATGCCATCGTATTTTGCTCGACGCGCGCAGCCGTCAACCATCTGACAGCCCGTTTCAACAATCGCGGTTTCTCGGTCGTCGCCCTTTCCGGCGAACTCAGCCAGAGCGAGCGCACCCACGCGCTGCAGGCCATGCGTGACGGGCGTGCCCGCGTTTGCATCGCCACCGACGTCGCCGCTCGCGGTATCGATTTGCCGGGTCTTGACCTCGTCATCCATGCGGATCTGCCGACCAATCCGGAAACGCTGCTGCACCGCAGCGGTCGCACGGGCCGTGCCGGTCGCCAGGGCGTTAGCGCCATGATCGTGCCCACCAGCGGTCGTCGCAAGGCGGAGCGTCTGCTCGAGGCCGCGCGCATCAATGCGACTTGGGCAAAGCCACCGTCGGCCGACGATGTTACCCGCCGTGACGATGAACGTTTGCTCGCCGACCCCTTGTTCACCGAAGCCGTTCGTGAAGACGAGATCGATTTCGTCAAGAAGTTGCTGGAGCAGCATAGCGCCGAGCAGGTGGCTGCTGCGTTTCTGCGCCAATATCGTTCTGCACATTCCGCGCCTGAAGATCTGCTCGATGTTGCGGTCCCTGACGACCGCAAGAAGCCACGCCGTGACGAGTTTTCTGCGCCACGTGACGATCATCCCGCCGAGACTCGGGCCGACTTCACAGATGGTAAATGGGTTTCGCTTTCGGTTGGGCGCAAGCAGAGCGCCGAACCACGTTGGTTGATCCCGATGATCTGCCGTTACGGCGACCTGACGAAGCGCGATATCGGCGCCATCAGGATGCAGCCTGACGAAACGTTCGTGGAGTTTTCGGGCGAGGCTGCCGAGCGCTTTCTCACTGCGATCGGCCCGAACAAAACACTGGAGAAGGGGATCCGCGTCAAGGCTCTCGACAGTGCGCCTGAAACAGGACGCCAGAGCCACGATGGCCCGAAGCGCAGTTTTGCGGAAAAGAACAACCGTCCGAGGACGGACGCCAAGCCTGCAGCGAAGTTTGAGCGCAGGTCTGAGGGTGCACCGTCCGCACCGGGTGAAAAGAAGCCTTGGAGCAAGAAGCCTGATTTTGCACGCGATGGCGCAAGGCCGGCTGGCGGTAAGCCGAAGTTCAAGAAAACCACGTAA
- a CDS encoding cold-shock protein, whose amino-acid sequence MASGTVKWFNSTKGFGFIEPDNGGADVFVHISAVERSGLGTLKDGQKVSFEIVQDKRSGKSSAEQLQAL is encoded by the coding sequence ATGGCTTCCGGCACTGTGAAATGGTTTAACAGCACCAAGGGTTTTGGCTTTATCGAGCCTGACAATGGCGGCGCAGACGTCTTCGTGCATATCAGCGCCGTGGAGCGCTCGGGCCTCGGAACATTGAAGGATGGCCAGAAGGTCAGCTTTGAGATCGTCCAGGACAAGCGGTCAGGGAAATCCTCCGCCGAACAGCTCCAGGCTCTTTAA
- a CDS encoding ABC transporter substrate-binding protein — MKKTLIALSIATLAMATAPAMAQNAKLKIGMTFQELNNPYFVSMQEALKEAAKSIGADVVITDANHDVAKQISDIEDMLQQKIDILLINPTDSAGVESAVKMAKDANVIVVAVDANANGPVDTFVGSKNKDAGYQSCQFLAKSLNGTGEVAILDGIAVVPILQRVEGCKQALAEFSSIKLVDTQNGRQDRSVALGVVENMIQSHPNLKGIFSVNDGGAMGALSAIQGSNKDIKLTSVDGAPEAVKAIADGTAFIETTAQFPRDQVRVGLAMALAQKWGARVVPKEVPIDVKPVTKENAAGFSW; from the coding sequence ATGAAGAAGACTTTGATCGCGCTATCGATTGCCACCTTGGCAATGGCCACCGCGCCAGCCATGGCGCAGAACGCCAAGCTAAAGATCGGCATGACGTTTCAGGAGTTGAACAACCCCTATTTCGTGTCGATGCAGGAGGCTCTCAAGGAAGCCGCGAAAAGCATTGGCGCCGACGTTGTCATCACCGATGCCAACCATGACGTCGCCAAGCAGATTTCCGATATCGAGGACATGCTGCAGCAGAAGATCGACATCCTGCTGATTAACCCCACCGATTCCGCCGGCGTCGAATCCGCTGTCAAGATGGCCAAGGATGCGAACGTCATCGTCGTCGCCGTCGATGCCAATGCCAACGGGCCGGTCGACACCTTCGTCGGCTCGAAGAACAAGGACGCCGGCTACCAGTCCTGCCAGTTCCTGGCCAAGTCCCTGAATGGCACCGGCGAAGTCGCCATTCTCGACGGCATTGCCGTCGTGCCGATCCTGCAGCGCGTCGAGGGCTGCAAACAGGCGCTCGCCGAATTCAGCAGTATCAAGCTGGTGGATACGCAGAACGGTCGCCAGGACCGCTCTGTTGCGCTCGGCGTCGTCGAGAACATGATCCAGTCGCATCCTAACCTCAAGGGCATCTTTTCGGTCAACGACGGTGGTGCGATGGGCGCGCTCTCGGCAATCCAGGGATCGAACAAGGACATCAAGCTGACCTCCGTCGACGGCGCTCCCGAAGCGGTCAAGGCGATTGCCGACGGCACGGCTTTCATCGAGACGACGGCGCAATTCCCGCGTGACCAGGTGCGTGTCGGTCTTGCCATGGCGCTCGCCCAGAAGTGGGGAGCCCGCGTCGTGCCGAAGGAAGTTCCGATCGACGTGAAGCCTGTGACCAAGGAAAATGCTGCCGGCTTCAGCTGGTAA
- a CDS encoding histidine kinase dimerization/phosphoacceptor domain -containing protein: MEQRDDWHLTDRLNYAHGRGDPFAAAVRATRMPMVITDPSQADNPIVFCNEAFQALTGYAQDEVLGRNCRFLQGPDTDRSVVETIRAAIAYGESVSVELLNYRKDGSTFWNALYLSPVRNDAGEIQFFFASQLDVTKHVAYSRTVLEQAALVEKEVERRTAELEAVLEAKTVLLHEVDHRVKNNLTMIGSLLRLQARTIGDPVITSKLEAMMERIDALATVHRTLYQSGDVTKFDIGEFATKLAEDVIGSSGRGDIGLKCDVDPILVPAGKASSLGLVLNEILTNAIKHGLRDGRAGTIVVKGRSEGSKATITVEDDGIGMPSEPPTGLGRTLINRLARQTDATVDWSTLSSGTRVTLSLHNGN, encoded by the coding sequence GTGGAGCAGCGCGACGACTGGCACCTGACCGACAGGCTCAACTATGCGCATGGCAGGGGAGATCCCTTCGCAGCAGCTGTGCGCGCGACGAGAATGCCGATGGTGATCACTGATCCGTCGCAGGCCGACAATCCCATCGTATTTTGTAACGAGGCGTTCCAGGCGCTGACAGGCTACGCGCAGGATGAAGTGCTAGGTCGGAATTGCCGTTTCCTTCAGGGTCCAGATACAGACCGCTCTGTGGTCGAGACGATCCGTGCAGCAATTGCGTATGGAGAAAGTGTTTCAGTCGAATTGTTGAACTATCGAAAAGACGGCTCCACGTTTTGGAACGCTCTTTACCTCAGCCCCGTGCGCAACGACGCGGGCGAAATCCAGTTTTTCTTTGCCTCGCAGCTCGATGTGACCAAACACGTGGCTTACAGCCGCACGGTGCTCGAACAGGCGGCCTTGGTAGAAAAAGAAGTCGAGCGACGGACTGCCGAACTGGAAGCTGTTCTTGAAGCGAAGACGGTGCTGCTTCACGAGGTGGACCACCGCGTCAAAAACAACCTGACCATGATCGGTTCCTTGCTGAGGCTCCAGGCGCGAACGATTGGCGACCCGGTCATAACCTCCAAGCTGGAGGCGATGATGGAGCGGATCGATGCGCTGGCAACGGTGCACCGGACCCTCTATCAGTCCGGCGATGTGACAAAGTTCGACATCGGTGAATTCGCCACGAAACTGGCAGAGGATGTCATCGGTTCGAGTGGAAGAGGGGACATTGGGCTGAAATGCGATGTGGATCCCATTCTCGTACCAGCCGGCAAAGCGTCCTCTCTTGGCCTGGTTTTGAACGAGATACTCACCAATGCGATCAAGCACGGTTTGCGCGACGGCAGGGCAGGGACGATTGTGGTTAAAGGCCGCTCCGAGGGTAGCAAGGCGACGATTACTGTCGAAGACGACGGCATCGGCATGCCGAGTGAACCACCGACAGGATTGGGCCGTACCCTTATTAACAGACTTGCCAGACAGACGGACGCGACAGTGGACTGGTCGACGCTTTCGTCCGGTACACGCGTGACGCTGTCTCTGCATAACGGGAATTGA
- the repB gene encoding plasmid partitioning protein RepB: protein MARKNVLSGLISEPETKFTAVNSTQPTSAPERQTSGYKGVGALGAVTRSIDALAAKADAAKAIEAKLTAGEVVIELDPDMIEDSFVSDRLVQLDAKFDELVEAIRLRGQDSPILVRPHPSRDGKYQIAFGHRRARAAKTLGRPVRAVVKKLDDRDHVIAQGQENSARADLSFIERAMFAGRLEKRTFDRETIMAALSADKTTVSKMLSVINRIPPAIVDAIGPALAVGRDRWHDLATRFDTPENIVRAGEFITRPEFLDAAADDRFDLLSTFLAGRGQARSVPVVKPVSEWREQSGAAKAEIKAGGKKYTIALKAENGPAFGAYITKNLDRLYQAFQDETKSEAGD, encoded by the coding sequence ATGGCTAGAAAGAACGTCCTTTCCGGATTGATCTCTGAACCCGAGACAAAGTTTACTGCGGTAAACTCCACTCAGCCGACGTCTGCGCCTGAGCGCCAAACGAGCGGATACAAGGGCGTCGGTGCACTCGGTGCAGTGACACGTAGTATAGATGCGCTTGCAGCCAAGGCTGATGCGGCGAAGGCGATTGAAGCAAAGCTCACGGCCGGCGAGGTGGTGATCGAACTTGATCCGGATATGATTGAGGACTCCTTCGTGTCCGACCGCCTCGTGCAGCTGGATGCAAAATTCGACGAACTCGTCGAAGCAATACGTCTACGCGGCCAGGATTCACCAATTCTCGTGCGTCCGCACCCATCCCGAGACGGTAAATACCAGATCGCCTTTGGCCATCGCCGTGCTCGCGCAGCAAAGACACTGGGTCGCCCGGTTCGGGCTGTCGTCAAGAAGCTGGACGATCGCGATCATGTCATCGCGCAGGGCCAGGAAAACAGCGCCCGCGCAGATTTATCCTTTATCGAACGCGCCATGTTTGCAGGTCGGCTGGAGAAGCGAACCTTTGACCGCGAAACGATCATGGCCGCGCTCAGCGCCGACAAGACGACAGTTTCGAAAATGTTGTCAGTCATCAACCGCATCCCCCCCGCGATCGTCGATGCAATCGGACCGGCACTGGCTGTTGGCCGCGACCGCTGGCATGACTTGGCGACGCGTTTCGACACACCCGAAAATATCGTGCGAGCGGGGGAATTTATCACCCGTCCGGAATTTCTTGATGCCGCCGCGGATGATCGCTTTGATTTGTTGAGCACGTTTCTTGCGGGAAGGGGACAGGCCAGATCTGTGCCGGTCGTGAAACCTGTTTCGGAGTGGCGCGAACAAAGCGGCGCAGCAAAAGCAGAAATCAAAGCTGGTGGTAAGAAGTATACGATTGCCTTGAAGGCGGAAAACGGTCCTGCCTTCGGCGCTTACATCACCAAAAATCTCGATCGGCTTTATCAAGCCTTTCAGGATGAGACCAAGTCAGAAGCAGGAGACTAA
- a CDS encoding response regulator, giving the protein MERPKPPLSVLIVEDEALLAMDVGMMVEDAGHTVIGEAASLYDVEDMEPTKAPDIAFVDMQLARNTTGLDVCAHIRRRWSHTIIVFVTANPNKIPDDFAGAHGVIPKPFSRHGFMNALWYLQESVCRPPPNAALPGSFLASPHLASTW; this is encoded by the coding sequence ATGGAACGCCCCAAACCGCCTTTGAGTGTCCTGATCGTCGAAGACGAGGCCCTTCTCGCCATGGATGTGGGAATGATGGTCGAGGATGCCGGGCACACTGTCATTGGCGAGGCGGCCTCGCTTTACGACGTCGAAGACATGGAGCCAACCAAGGCGCCAGACATCGCATTCGTCGACATGCAACTCGCCCGTAACACGACTGGTCTCGATGTCTGCGCCCATATCCGGAGACGCTGGTCCCACACGATCATCGTTTTCGTGACGGCCAACCCCAATAAGATACCGGACGATTTCGCGGGCGCTCATGGGGTCATCCCGAAGCCCTTCTCGCGTCACGGCTTCATGAACGCTCTCTGGTATCTCCAGGAAAGTGTCTGTAGACCGCCGCCAAATGCAGCCCTTCCCGGAAGTTTCCTAGCGTCGCCTCACCTGGCGTCCACGTGGTGA
- a CDS encoding DUF6894 family protein — MARFYFHIREGDVVIEDPDGSELPDLRAAELEAALSARALVVERILAGKCIGDRVLEVADSTGLVLATVSLRSSVGI, encoded by the coding sequence ATGGCGAGATTTTACTTTCATATCCGCGAAGGCGACGTGGTGATCGAGGATCCGGACGGCTCGGAATTGCCGGACCTGCGGGCGGCCGAACTGGAGGCTGCCCTTTCAGCGCGTGCGCTTGTCGTGGAGCGCATCCTGGCCGGCAAATGTATTGGCGACAGAGTTTTGGAAGTGGCGGATAGCACCGGTCTGGTCTTGGCCACAGTCAGTCTCCGATCATCCGTCGGTATCTAG